AATATATTGTGGTAAATCTTTGGTTTTCACTCCTTTGGATAAATGAAAAAGAATCTGCTTGTCGAAAACATCTAATTCGATGTTATTGTATTGGGCTTGTCCGACTAATTTAATTACCGTTTGACTGTAATAGCTTTCGTTGTTGATGATTTTATCAAAAGCAAATAATAATTCATCAAAAGTTAAGTCGTTTTTGATAATTAAACCGCTTGGATTGATGTTTTTGATGATGTTGTTGATTTTAAGCAATTCAGTGTGCATGGTTAACAATATCACTTTGCAGTTGGGCATTTCTGTTTTGATTAACATGGCCAAATCTTCACCGGAGTAAATTCCTTTTTCGGCATATTCGGGCATACTGATATCAAAGAAA
Above is a genomic segment from Flavobacterium phycosphaerae containing:
- a CDS encoding DNA-binding response regulator; translation: MPEYAEKGIYSGEDLAMLIKTEMPNCKVILLTMHTELLKINNIIKNINPSGLIIKNDLTFDELLFAFDKIINNESYYSQTVIKLVGQAQYNNIELDVFDKQILFHLSKGVKTKDLPQYIPLSLSAIEKRKLNIREILEVKGGTDIDLINEAKNKGVI